The sequence ttctggctaaAGAGTGTATCCTTCTTAGGACACGTAATCTCTGAAGCAGGAGTATCAGTGGATCCCAGGAAAGTCGAGGCAATTACAGAGTGGCCGaaacctaagaacgccaccgacatcaggagctttcttggactagcaggttattacaggaagttcgTCGAAGGTTTTTCTTCGATCGCCATACCACTGACGAAACTCACTCAGAAGAATTCCAAGTTCGTCTGGGACGAAGGTTGCGAGAAAAGTTTTCAGACACTAAAAGAAAAGCTCGCATCCACGCCAGTACTAATCTTACCCACAGAAGATAAAGAattcaccatctacagtgacGCATCCAAGGAAGGTCTGGGATGCGTGCTCATGCAAGAGGGAAGAGTGATCGCCTATGCATCGAGGCAGTTGAAACAGCACGAGCAAAACTACCCTACGCATGATCTGGAGCTAGCAGCAGTCGTGTTTGCCTTAAAAATATGgagacactatctctatggcgCCAAGTgcgaaattttcacagatcaccaGAGCCTTAAATACCtattcacccaaaaggaacttaacatgaggcaaagacggTGGATCGAACTTCTGAAGGATTACGATCTGACTATCAgttaccacccgggtaaagcaaaCAAGGTGGCCGATGCTCTGAGTCGGAAAAACGAGAGCAAGATCACCCTGGCCTCACTCTCCGCGAGGCCATGTCTGCAAGAGACTGTAAAGTTAAACCAGGACCGAGACCCTGAGCTAACAAAACTCAAGGGACAAGTTGAAAGTGGGAAGTCTCAAGATCTACAAATCGATGACAGAGGAGTcttatggatgaaaggacgactGTGTGTACCAGACAGCGATAACCTTCGCCAAGAaatactgtcagaagcacacaagtccaaattttcagtccacccagggagtacaaaaatgtacagagatcTTAAGAGCAATttttggtggaatggaatgaaaagagacgtggcagaatttgtcgctaaatgccaagtgtgtcaacaggtcaaagcaGAGCACCAACGACCTGGAGGATTATTGCAACCCCTGGAAatacctgaatggaaatgggaacatatctccatggactttgtggtagggTTACCAAAGTCAAGGCAAGGGCAGAACggaatatgggtaatcgtagatagacttaCAAAATCCGCACACTTCCTACCCGTCTGTATGAACTACAATCTGGACAAGTTGGCCACACTGTATATGGATAATATTGTACGACTTCATGGAGTACCAGTGAGCAtcctgtctgacagagacccaagaTTCGTCTCACGATTTTGGAAGAGCTTCCAAGGAGCCATGGGAACAAAAGTGACACTtagtacggcctatcatccacaaaccgatggccaaaccgagaggacCATTCAAactttggaagatatgctgcgaGCCTGCGCTCTAGAATTCAGTAGCAATTGGAGCAATCACCTACCATTAatcgagtttgcttataataacagctatcacagcagtattgggatggctccatatgaagcccTGTATGGGAGGAAATGCCGATCACcattatattgggatgaagtgggagaaAAAGTAATAGTAGGACCCGAACTCATACAGACAACAATAGACAAGGTTACAGTAGTCCGAGAGAAactcaaggcagctcaagatcgacaaaagagttgggcagACCTGAAAAGAAGGCCAGTGGAATTCAATATTGGCGAGAAGGCCTACGTAAAAGTCTCgcctatgaaaggagtggtcCGATTCAGTAAAGCTAGGAAGCTGAACCCTCGTTATGTGGGACcctttgaaattttggaaaaagtgggCACGCTAGCATACAGATTGGCACTGCCACCAAACATGTCTAGaatacacaacgtgttccacgtgtCTCAACTACGGAAATACATCTCGGACCCAAGTCACGTGTTGGAAGCAGAACCACTCATGATCGAAAGTAACTTGGGAGAAGGGCTGAAATACGAAGAAGTTCCCATTAGAATTGTGGACACCAAGGATCAAGTACTAAGACGACGAATCATTCCTTACGTCAAGGTGCAATGGTCTAACCACACGGAAAGAGAAGCCACATGGGAGCTAGAAGAAAGGATGAGGGACCAATACCCGTACCTCTTCATAGACCAAGCcaacccaagtttcgaggacgaaacttcccataaggagggagggatgtaaaacccgggattttgtaatatcgtgatcatatcagtttaatatcaggttaataatttgatggtgtaatcttggatattaatatttaaatcattcagaatataagatttgttttaaggttatctaagttgaGTAGATAattgtgtagataattttatcgtgtacagAATTATAAAGCTCGAGATTAAGATAATATCATctatttttaaacttgaaattttggtaggaataaatttatctcaatctaaggaattaaagaaggaattttgaaaataagcagataaatgtctaagatttaggttgatattgagataccgggataaaagatcaaataagagataataaaatccctagaattcgaaatctaacaatatacaccatgagattttcgaaaattaggtggaaaaaaaagaaggagatttcggatatctacctagatcacggatatatcaagattttagatttgattcacagttcaaacgcactatcacgatagcagccaactcctataaatagaagggccctagttttcgaaaatcacaccttAGAATAcagcaaattttcgaaaattctcctctagtctccataggaattttcgagcacagcgaagcgctgccgccgtccagccgttgaagaggaattttcgaaattcctgtgcaagcaaccctaattattcacgtaatttttgcatcaagaatttaaggtaagtgggcaaatttttttaaagttttaaatttttgggttatgtgtttttcttttaaagaaaaaaatgcggtcgaacaccgtctacgttttttaaatcttgttacgtttttgtgagacactgtgaggattccctgaaaatgggtggaattccaacatatggcccttaacagtgggatagaactgttttacggcctcgcccccttagaggattaaaacttagggactgacgtcagtaaaccatgaaaggtgaaaaattgcagtgttaaaaattatgaaaaacatgctgtaaatatatgttattttcgaaaatatgaaatttttatgtggtgttcgacaattcccccatttactgagtattcccaaaatactcaccccttacaacctttcccagataaatccgaagagcaggtagaagaagaagaatcagaacagttttggggatggtgattagtggacatgattattatttttaattttagaaatttaaaattttagattagacgtttccgcaaatttattttatttcagttgtaaagacagttgtttttttgaggagttatgaataataaactggttttcggtttatactatgctacgaggctggttgtttcaatggtgtgattgttaaacaacgccggtgtcaaatcccgagtttcggggcgtgacacaaaTAAACATTCATTCGGAGAAGGAAAACTGGAAAAACAATTGAATTGAAAGATTTCACCCCATAAACTTTTTCTTAGACGTGCTTGCTCCTTCCTACAGATAATAAAGTAGAGATATCAAAAAATTGTGAAATGAAAAGGGAAACATAGAATTATGGAGGGAAGCATTCCATACCTACTCATAAATATGATATTGTATACATTCTGCCAACTCAGAACGCACCTCATCAATTTCTTCGCGAGTGTACTCCGATTTTGTGAATTGTGAATTgtgaacacacacacacaaattatGTTACTAAAAAAAGAATCATTACTGAATTTGcaaaatgttaaaataaatcatgtaattattttaaagaagCAATATATTATTACTATTGATCGTAGTGAATCTCTCTCGATAGTTGAAATTTCTTCAATAATTTGTCTCATAAATCTCATCACATAATAAACACAATGTTTTGCATCTGGTTGTCGAGAAGGCTATGGTAATTAGAAAGaaatttttaagtaaaaatataCGCATTAAAGTTGTTAAACATAAATTACACATATCTTTCCCACTTACTGCAAAGCATTTTTTCTTCCTTCCTTTGTTTGAATTAAACGATCTCAAGGCCCTTCATacattaataataattgatatatgatttttttattgactaaattaaattcttaataaaaaaagaatattaacTCACATTTCCACTACATATTTCAAGTCCTCATTGCGAATGCGATGATATAGGGAATCCAACAAATAAATAACCTCATTGTAAGGTTCAATGACAGTGAGAATACAATGAAAACTACGTACAAATGCATAATCAATGCATAAAATTCAATAAGTTTTCGAAATGAAGCAGTTGAAAGTGATATTGTAATTCTTACTCACCCAACATTACACGGCACAAAAACTAATCGATCCACTGATGCACCACTGAGCCTATATGCTAAAACACTTGCATTTTTATTCAACCTTTCAAGCTTACCTGTTTTGTCCtgtgtattttttttcacaTATGGAATGCTATGTGGATTGACAAATCTGAATCTCTTCATCTTTTTATCTTTCAACAGCTTTTTGTAAAGATGCCTGCCATTGCAAACATAATTAGCATACTAAACAATAATGTGAACAAGACAAAATGGTGGCACATAATTTTCTGTTATAACAAATCAGATTCCAGGTTCATTATAATGGCAGTAAAACagaattttggaaaaataatttgCTGATATAACTGAAATCAAATCACTTACCATATGTAGCCAACTACACAATTGGCGGAAATTGGCTCCAAATGATATAAAGGAATGATGTCCTCAAGGTGCAAAATAAGTTTATAATCATCTTCAAATACATCATGATCTAAAATCATTGATATGTATCTTCCTTCATCAAGAGCACGCTTTCTATAACAATATAGCATATGTAATGATCTTGGGACACTTGCTGACAAATGTTGTTTCTTTATTGACTGTTCAATTTTCTTCCTTTCGGCCTTCTAATAATTGCAAATGTAAACATATTAGATAGAATGAATAAAgaatttttttgacaatttaattTGCAATATAATATCACATGTACCTCATCTTGCTTCACATTCCAGTGTTCTGGTCAAGCGACAAGTGTTGCTACGGCATCACCAATAGTTTCACATTCACTAGGAATTGGAACTGGCAAAGGTGTTGATTTGTCCACTGCTTCATCAATGGAGACCCTTATGCAATTATGGGGTAACGGAACACCATGAATCAATTTATGTTGTCCATCGACACAAACAACTGTACCATATGCAACAATATTTCTGCTACCTTCCAAAGTCAATGCAACTTGTTTACCCTAAAATAAAAGTAGTCATGTCAATAAATTTTACTTACTCTGTTACGTTATTAATACATTAACTACAGCTACTGttatacctttaaaacatcaaATTTGCTAACAATCTACAGCTCAACATCCTCATTTTTCATGTCGCTTTCATTCATTTGATTTAACTTCACTGAGCAATTGTCTTTGTCATCGATCGACATGTCACATGCACCACTTTTATACACAATTGCTTCAACTTTTTTTATACGTGTATCTTGTTCTGAAATTTTCTTCTTTGCTTCCATCAACTCCTTTTATGCTCAGTGATTATATCCTTCGCAACATCAGAACACTTCCATTTTCTACCAACATTGAAATATATCGTTGGAGTGATATGACCTCCAATACCTCTCACATGCCCAGCATGTTCTTCAGTCTCAAGTGCTTTTGTAAGTATACCATCTTTTGTCCTTTCAATTTTCATATTACCCTCCCGCTTTTCTTGTATATAAGCATCATGTTAATGTCATCCATCCTTCCTCGAAATGTTAAAAGCATATGGAATAAGTTTCAACAAGCCAATACCCAATTCGATGGATTAACAGCCATTCTCCAATTTGCTATCAATTATAATGTTCCCTGGATCATAAGATGGGAATATGGATTACAAGACCAGACTAaagataaattgaaaataaaatttgttccTACTATCTTagttaagaaaattttaataaaatggtGGGGAAAAGAGGACTTCTTTGCCGAAGGAAAAGTTTATGATCGACAATGAGTCATTGCTCTCGAACCAGCTAAAGAAACTATGAAAAATCTAAATAAAGATATTGCTACACAGGCCACATTGCTCAAAGAATTATTTCAGCATTTGAACAAAGATACTATTACTTCCATGTATACATAAGTATTTGGAGAAAAATCTCAGATATCAACACAAGCATCAACTTCCTCAAAAGGAAAAGATAAAATTGAAGAGGATACAACTATGATAGATCAAGAACAAGATGCTCAAGACTCTTATGAGGAGGATGATCTTTTTGCATTATTGAATGCATAAAGCAGATGATTTCGAGTTATTGGATTTGTGACTAAAAGGTCAATTGTAATAATTGTGGTTTGAATTATTGTGTTTTTAATCCTATCTATTATATTTACGTGTCAGTTTTTTTATTAGTAGTAGTACTGTATATAGTGGATGTACTATTTTCATTTCTTGTCTATTTAAGAAATGAATGCTCTTCGTGCTCCACACGCAGAAAAAACTTCTATTCTCTCTAAATAATAGTTTGATATTTCGAGCAATCTCTTTAGAGTTCTTCAGTACAATTTCATCTCTCAACCTTTAGAATAATGTAAGTTTATGTCTTTTGAATTTCATTACATATATGATCCACCTTTTGATTTCATCATGCCTTCTGCAAATTAtcttttaaaactaaaaaagaagattaaattaataaaaattcgaattgaatttcttcaaaatcaattaaaaaatccAGAGATAAATCATGTTTATAAATAGTGGTTTACTAATCCAAGTTTAGAAAGATCTAAGCTTGCCTTAAAGGATTTTGAGAAGCAAAAAGTAGGCTTAGCAgtaaatcataaaaagtaaaattttttcaAACCAAGATAAAATTCTTAAGTCATTATAttgaaaatggaataatgaTTCCTATTGAAAGAGCACTTGTTTTTGCAGATAAATTTCCTGATAAAATCACTGATTTAAATCAATTACAAAGATTTCTTGGTAGTCTTAATTATATAAGAGATTTTTATAAAGATCTCGCTCAAGATTGTAAATTATTATTCCAAAGGTTGAAGAAAAATACCCAGCCATGGGCTAATAGTCACACTTtagcaatacaaaaaataaaagaaagagttAAAGAACTCTCATGCTTAGCTATTGCTAATCCTGAAGCATTTAAAATTGTCGAGACAGACGCCTCTGATATTGGATATGGAGGAATacttaaacaaaaaatagataataattctaaaaaaattctTGTCAGATATACATCTGGAAATTGGAACGatacacaaaaaaattattcaaccataaagaaagaaattcttTCTATTGTTAAATGTATTACAAAATTTGAAAGTGATCTTTTAAATAAGAAGTTTTTATTAAGAGTTGACTGCAAATCTGCTAAAGATATTCTTTTAAAAGATGCTAAAGTTATAGCATCCAAACAAATATTTGCTAGATGCCAAGCCATATTagca comes from Primulina huaijiensis isolate GDHJ02 chromosome 5, ASM1229523v2, whole genome shotgun sequence and encodes:
- the LOC140976550 gene encoding uncharacterized protein, coding for MMIIAKIKKAERKKIEQSIKKQHLSASVPRSLHMLYCYRKRALDEGRYISMILDHDVFEDDYKLILHLEDIIPLYHLEPISANCVVGYIWHLYKKLLKDKKMKRFRFVNPHSIPYVKKNTQDKTGKLERLNKNASVLAYRLSGASVDRLVFVPCNVGFHCILTVIEPYNEVIYLLDSLYHRIRNEDLKYVVEILLDNQMQNIVFIM